A stretch of the Rosa rugosa chromosome 5, drRosRugo1.1, whole genome shotgun sequence genome encodes the following:
- the LOC133712630 gene encoding indole-3-acetic acid-amido synthetase GH3.17-like, which translates to MIPSYDPHDSEYGLKLLEDLTTNAYEVQQKVLEEILAKNAQTDYLKSFLNGHYDKKLFKQKVPVVNYEDVKPYIERIANGEPSEIISAQTITELLTSSGTSGGQPKMMPSTAEDLERKTFFYNLLVPVMNKYVDGLDQGKGMYLLFIKPEISTPSGLVARPVLTSYYKSSNFRNRPFNRFNVYTSPDETILCSDSKQSMYCQLLCGLVQRDQVLRVGAVFASAFLRAIKFLEDHWKELCSNIRSGQVSDWITEPSCRNAMSLILGKPNPDLADLVEHEFATKSWEGIIKKLWPRTKYIEVIVTGSMAQYIPTLEFYSGGLPLISTMYASSECYFGINLKPLSKPHDVAYTLLPNMAYFEFLPVERNHEEVVLCNGVSDQNCLLKEDETEKLETVDLVDVKLGHYYELVVTTFTGLYRYRVGDILMVTGFYNNAPQFRFVHRRNVVLSIDTDKTNEEDLLNAVTQAKLLLEPLGFLLIEYTSYADTSSIPGHYVLFWELKVKGNNDLEELIDPSIMEQCCSTMEESLDSVYRRCRRKDHSIGPLEIRIVKHGTFDALMDFAVSEGSSVNQYKTPRCINSEVAIKILDSRVVGRFFSKTTPFWEPFRMETK; encoded by the exons ATGATTCCCAGTTATGATCCACATGACAGTGAATATGGTCTGAAGCTTTTGGAGGACCTGACAACAAATGCATATGAAGTACAGCAAAAGGTGTTAGAAGAGATACTAGCAAAGAATGCTCAAACAGATTATCTTAAGAGCTTTCTCAATGGTCACTATGACAAGAAGCTTTTCAAGCAGAAAGTTCCTGTTGTAAATTATGAAGATGTCAAGCCATATATTGAGCGAATTGCCAATGGAGAGCCATCGGAGATCATTTCAGCCCAAACAATTACTGAGCTTCTCACAAG CTCGGGAACTTCAGGAGGGCAGCCAAAGATGATGCCTTCAACTGCTGAAGACTTGGAGAGGAAGACATTCTTTTATAATCTCCTTGTGCCTGTGATGAACAA GTATGTGGATGGCTTGGACCAAGGAAAAGGAATGTACCTCTTGTTTATCAAACCAGAAATTAGTACTCCTTCTGGTTTGGTGGCGAGGCCAGTCCTAACCAGTTACTACAAGAGCAGTAACTTCAGAAACCGGCCTTTTAACCGGTTTAACGTTTACACAAGCCCTGATGAGACCATCTTGTGCTCAGATAGTAAGCAGAGTATGTACTGTCAATTACTCTGTGGATTAGTACAGCGGGACCAGGTCCTGAGGGTTGGTGCTGTTTTTGCTTCTGCTTTTCTGAGGGCTATCAAATTCTTAGAGGACCACTGGAAGGAGTTGTGCTCAAACATAAGATCAGGTCAAGTCAGTGATTGGATTACTGAACCAAGTTGTAGAAATGCTATGTCCTTAATCCTTGGGAAACCAAATCCAGATTTGGCTGATTTGGTTGAGCATGAGTTTGCTACCAAGTCATGGGAAGGCATTATTAAGAAGCTTTGGCCTAGAACAAAGTACATTGAGGTTATAGTCACAGGGTCTATGGCCCAATATATTCCAACACTTGAGTTCTACTCTGGAGGGCTGCCTTTGATTTCAACAATGTATGCTTCTTCTGAATGCTATTTTGGGATCAATTTAAAACCGCTAAGCAAGCCACATGATGTGGCTTACACCCTCCTTCCTAATATGGCCTACTTTGAGTTCCTACCTGTGGAGAGAAACCATGAAGAGGTAGTCTTGTGCAACGGTGTTTCGGATCAAAATTGCTTGCTCAAGGAAGATGAAACTGAGAAACTAGAAACAGTTGACCTGGTGGATGTGAAGCTTGGTCACTACTATGAACTTGTTGTCACAACTTTTACAG GGCTATACAGGTACAGAGTGGGCGACATTCTAATGGTGACTGGTTTCTACAACAATGCTCCTCAGTTTCGTTTTGTGCACAGGAGAAATGTCGTGTTAAGCATCGATACTGACAAAACCAACGAAGAAGACCTTTTGAATGCAGTGACACAAGCAAAGCTACTCCTGGAACCCCTCGGCTTCCTCCTGATCGAGTACACCAGCTACGCTGACACTTCTTCGATCCCCGGTCATTATGTACTGTTTTGGGAGCTCAAAGTGAAAGGAAACAATGACTTAGAAGAGCTAATAGACCCTAGTATAATGGAGCAATGCTGCTCCACAATGGAAGAGTCACTTGATTCTGTGTATAGGAGATGCAGGAGAAAGGACCACTCTATTGGGCCATTGGAGATTAGAATTGTGAAGCATGGAACTTTTGATGCACTCATGGATTTTGCTGTGTCTGAGGGATCTTCAGTGAACCAGTACAAGACACCAAGGTGCATTAACTCTGAGGTAGCCATTAAGATATTGGATTCAAGGGTGGTGGGAAGATTTTTCAGTAAAACAACTCCTTTCTGGGAGCCATTTAGAATGGAGACTAAATAA